The stretch of DNA CTCGAAGCGCTCCAGAGCGGCCAGGAGATCGACAAGGAACTGCTCCAGGCGTACCTCCGAGGCGTGCGCCGTCTGGAGATGCGACTGACCGCGATCAAGGAAGAACTGCTGCTCTACGCCCGGGAAACCGGCCCGGACGGCAAGGCCCGGCTGACCTTCCGAGAACTCGGGGAAGAGCTCAGCCAGCACTACAGCACCGTTGCCGAGCGCCACCAGCGCATCGTCGACGGCGACTCCGCCGACTGGCGACACTGGGTCACCCAGCACACCGAGCGCGCAACCTTCTACACCAACGGAGGAGAACCGCCCCAACCCCCGCAGTCGCAGCGCGCGCACGAGACCGGCGTCTTCGACAGCGAAGAACCGGGCAAGGTCAAAGCGCGCTGCCGGTGCGGCTGGTCGGGACCGGCCGGAACCAGCACCGTGACCGCCTCCCGCCAGGGCAAGGACCACGAGCTGAACCCGCTCGGTGTATGAAACCCCGGGGCAGCCGACGGCTCGGCAGCATGGCGGCGCCCCGGGGACTCCCGATCCGCATCAACGAAACCGAGGAGCCCCACCATCATGACCCACCGCTCGCCTGGCGCACAGGGCCAGGCACTGAGCACAGCACCATCCGCCACCTGGGACAGACCGTGCGTGCTGTTCGCCCACCAGGCCCGCCGGCGCCCTACCTCCGGCTGGCCGCGGCCACGAGGGATGGACACGCCGATCACCGCACCCTCCCACTGCGTCGGCATCCGTCCGGCAGTTCCCGGAAGTATCCCGATGACCTGGCATCTCAACGACGACGGTGCCTTCACCCGCCACGCGCAGCAGCCCGGGTTCACGCTCATGCGCGATCTGGGCCTGGAGCCGGCGGACCTGCTTCAGCACGACGCTCATCACGAAGCCGGACATGCCGTCCTCGCCCTTGTCCACGGCATCCCGGTCACGCGCGTGACGACGATCCCGAACCACCAGCACGCGGCTCACGTGCAGTTCGCCGCCTGGTCCGGCATGTGGTGGTCCTTCGCCGTGACGATGGCGGCCGGCGAGCGTGCCGGCGAGCGGTGGATGCGTGAGGTCGGGCTGGCAACGCCGGAGCGGCTGTGGAACGCCGAGCGGCACTGCGCCTCCGACCGCCATCAGATCGTGGAGACCGCTCCCGAGCCGCATGCCGTTGTCTTCGGGCAGATGGACGCGCCTGATGGGCGGCAGGCGCTCGACTACCTGAGTCTGTGCGAGGCCGCGGACGCGTTGCTGACGGGCTTCTGGCCGCATGTACGCACCCTCGCCGCCGAGCTGGTCGAGCACCGGGAACTCACCGGTCGGCAGGTTGCCGACATCAGCGGTCTGCCCCTTCCCGCACCCCCTCCCGTCACCATCCGCCGAAGCCCCCGAGCAGCGACAGGAGACACCCGATGACGCCCCTGGAGCAGGCGACTACCCTCGCGACGTTCGGCTCGGTCTGGGCGGTGCTCGCAGTCGGCCACAACCTCGCAGACCACGTCTTCGGCCAGAACGACTGGCAGGCAACAAACAAGGAGGCGCCGTCGGCTGACGAGGTCGCCGCCGGCACGAATCCGCGGCAGGGCTGGGACGCCTGCCTGGCGCATGTCGCCCAGTACCACCTCGTCATGGCCGTCATGCTGGTCCTGGTCTGGGCTGTCCTGCCCCTCCAGCTGTCCTGGACCGGCCTGGCGGCGGGGCTCGCCGTCTCGGCCATCACGCACGCGTTCTTCGATCGTCGATGGCCAGTGCGCTGGCTTCTGCAGAACACCGGCTCTCCGGACTTCGCCGATCCGGAGAAGACCGGGCTGAACGGCGTGTACCTGACGGACCAGGCTCTGCACCAGACGGCGCTTCTGGTGTCCGCGCTGCTGATCGTCCGATTGTGAGGCGGTCGCGGAGACCGAGGAGAGCAGGCAGAAACCATCTGCCCCCCACCAGCCAGAAGACGAACGGATCACAGAAAGGCGCCAGTCGCGATGACCGATGAACTGTGGGACCTGATGCGCGAGACCATGGCACTGCGCCAGCTCAGCGACGCTCTGTATCAGAGCGATCTGGCCGGCACCACCGCACCGAGCCAGGAACGGGAGTACCGACTGCGACGGGCAGCAGCCGACCAACGCCACGTGGCCCTGTACCCGGACGACGAGAAAGGACGGGCAGAAGCCCAGCGGTCAGCCGTGATGTTGCGCGAACACGACGCCATCCACGCGAGCCACCGCGGGGCTGTTCCGGCAACTGCATCCCAGTGGGTGAGTCTGGACGGTGCCGCCGCCTACGTGCGCCAGGAAGCCGCAGCTGCCGGCCTGACCGGCCCCAGCTGAAACCTGCGGCCCCGAAAGCCACCAGAGCCTCCCCGCCGGTGATGCGGCCTGGACGCCGCGCAGGGAGTCGGGTGACCGTAGCGCACCGTCCCTGAAGAACTGGCGGACCACCGCACGAGAAGGGCCCGACGGCTGTCGCCGTCGGGCCCTTCCTCCTCCCGACCTTCTTCCCGAGCCATCCGGCTACGCGAGCGCAGCCTCCTTCTCCACGCGGCTTACGCCAGCTTCCTCACTGTGCTGGTGCCCGATGCCGGGGACGTCCTGCCGATGGCGCTCTCCCGGCTCGTCCATGCCGTTTGCCCCGCCATGCGCAGCATCCTGATGGTCCGGCACGGCCTCAGGCACCTTCTGCTGCACCGCGGCCGCAGCAAGCCGAGCCCGCTCCAGTTCTTCAGCGATCTGCCGCAGATCCGGCAGGAGTTGCTTCACCGCCGTACGGACAGCTCCCTCGGCCATGAGTCCCTCTTGCCTGCCGTTTTTCGTTCCCTTTCCGGCCGCTTTCCCCAGCTGCCTGTTCGCCTGGTAGGCGGCGCCATTACTGACGTGCGAGTTGTCGTCCAGGACGCGCAGGTCCCCGGCCTGGATCTGCGCCACCAAGGCGTCGCGGAGCATGTCCTTCTTCGACTTGCCGGCGGGGGCCAGGGGAGGCGGTACCGACTGGGCCTGGACAGGCGGCTGCGGTGCCGGTGTCGCCGGTTGAGGGGTCGGGCTCGGCAGCGACGGCGCCGCGACGGCCGCGGTACCTATCGGAGGGGGTGCCCCCTTCGGCAAGGCGGACGCAGCGGGCGGCTGCTGGCGGGAGACGGGACGAGGCACCGGCGCTGGTGCTGCCTGCACAGGTGCCGTAACGGAGGCTTCGGCTGGCTGCCAGCTCGGCTCAACGCCTCCCTGCGGGCGAGGAGGTTCCACCGTCTGCGGCGCTGAAGGCGCGGGTGCCGTCCTCGGAAGGGGCCTTCGGGAGCCCGGAGCACGGACGTTCTCCATGGTGCTGTGCAGGTCGTTACGCCACAGCTTCCACATCTGCCGGGGGTAACCGACGAACGGCACCCACAGGAGCAGGCTGTAGCCCCGTTCGGCGTTCTTCTTGACCTTCCGCTTCGGGTACTTGCCGAGGACCAGCTGCTCGACCTTCTTGAGCAGGGTCTCCAGAAACACCGCGTACACAAGCGGCGGGATCACCGCGACGAGCCGCCCACCGATTGAATGCGACGGTGCGTGCAGCAGGTTCATGGTGGCACTGGCAACGACAAAGGCAACCAGGTAGAAGCGCGTCAGCTGACTGGAGCGGGCCGTGAGCGCCTCGAACAGCCGCAGCAGCGACAGGCCGAGCGCGCCCGCGTCCAGGAGGAGAGCGAATCCCGTGGCGGCATCCCACGAGCCTCCGTTGCGGTCGAACGCGTATGCCTTCTGGGCGCCGAAGCTCAGCCAGGCCGCGATGCCGGCGATGCAGAAGATGATCAGGAAGGCGACCGAGAGACTGATGACCGCCAGACGCCGCCGCCACGACTTCCGCCGCTCGTCGGCCAGCCGCTCTCGTTCCTCGGCGGACAGCTTGTCCTGCTCGCGATTGCGGCGCGAGCGCAGGACGAGCGCGACGACACCCAGAACGCAGAGCGCCGCGAAGCCGATACCGGCTGGCAGCACCAGTTTGTCGACGCTCATCAACGTGTCACCTTCCCCCGGCGAAAGACCACACCTTCAGCCCCGGCGGGCCTGCGGATGGCGATCGTCGCCTGGTGATGCATGGACTCTCCGATCAACGGTTGCCAGGGGGTTGGGAGCCCCAACACTAAAAGGTTGCGCTGACATCCCCCGTCGCCACGCCATCCTCCCCCAGCACCGTCGTCACGGTGGCACCGTTTATCGCGTCCCGGACGCCGACCGGCTATGACAAGAGCGGCGGTCTGCCCGAGTTGCTGACGGCGCCTCGATTCCCCCGATGCGCGTGGTGATCAGGCAGGGTGGAGATGGGCCTCCGTACGCACCATTGACGATGCACGCATAAGCGCCCCGCCCGGTCGTGGGACCAGACGAGGCGCACCTTGTGCCTCACCCGCTACCGTTGCGGGCTATGCGCGAAACACAAACAGAGACCGTACAGGTACCGCGGCTAAGTGACGACCTGGCATTCCTCGACATCGTCACCGAATGGGACATGTCGACGGCCTATCAGGACTGGAAGACGGCCATCGTCGTCCCGCCAACGTTTCTGCCGGCGTCCCTGCCCCGCATCATCGCCATCTGCAACCAGAAGGGCGGTGCCGGCAAGACGGTGACGACCCTGGAACTCGCGATGGCTCTGGTCGCTCGGGGCCGGCGTGTGCGGATCATCGACGCGGACCCGCAGCACGCGTCTATGAGCGCCTGGCTCCAGTTCTCCTACCCCGAGGGCCTGCCTGCGGAAGACCGCAAGAACCTGAAGGACCTGTACTTCGACGACGATGTCACCCTGCGCGACATCACCTATGGGACGCCGTACGAGGGCCTGTACTTCGTCCCGTCGTTCCCAGACCTGACCGACGTGGAGAGCAAACAGCCGACAGGCACGGACACACTCCTCCGCTTCCAGCTACGGGAGAAGAACGACGACGTTGACGTCACGCTCATCGACTGCGGCCCCAGACTGGGCCCGCTCACGGCCTCCGCGCTCGTGGCAGCGCATGACGTCATCATTCCCGTCCAGGCCGCCAGCGGCCTGGACGTGATGGGCGCCGCTGCACTGGACCGGACCATCGCCA from Streptomyces rubradiris encodes:
- a CDS encoding DUF2637 domain-containing protein, which produces MSVDKLVLPAGIGFAALCVLGVVALVLRSRRNREQDKLSAEERERLADERRKSWRRRLAVISLSVAFLIIFCIAGIAAWLSFGAQKAYAFDRNGGSWDAATGFALLLDAGALGLSLLRLFEALTARSSQLTRFYLVAFVVASATMNLLHAPSHSIGGRLVAVIPPLVYAVFLETLLKKVEQLVLGKYPKRKVKKNAERGYSLLLWVPFVGYPRQMWKLWRNDLHSTMENVRAPGSRRPLPRTAPAPSAPQTVEPPRPQGGVEPSWQPAEASVTAPVQAAPAPVPRPVSRQQPPAASALPKGAPPPIGTAAVAAPSLPSPTPQPATPAPQPPVQAQSVPPPLAPAGKSKKDMLRDALVAQIQAGDLRVLDDNSHVSNGAAYQANRQLGKAAGKGTKNGRQEGLMAEGAVRTAVKQLLPDLRQIAEELERARLAAAAVQQKVPEAVPDHQDAAHGGANGMDEPGERHRQDVPGIGHQHSEEAGVSRVEKEAALA
- a CDS encoding ParA family protein, whose amino-acid sequence is MRETQTETVQVPRLSDDLAFLDIVTEWDMSTAYQDWKTAIVVPPTFLPASLPRIIAICNQKGGAGKTVTTLELAMALVARGRRVRIIDADPQHASMSAWLQFSYPEGLPAEDRKNLKDLYFDDDVTLRDITYGTPYEGLYFVPSFPDLTDVESKQPTGTDTLLRFQLREKNDDVDVTLIDCGPRLGPLTASALVAAHDVIIPVQAASGLDVMGAAALDRTIATVKKRLNPELRIAGVVLTDFTRSTLARKIGGGLAKRYPDAVVVPARQNVRIGDAQLARQPLRIFESAATTVLDYDRAADILFTRGR